In the Bacillota bacterium genome, GGCTAAAGCCCTGGAGTATGCCGAGAACATCGAAAGCGACCTCAAGTTTTACCGCGAAGTTCAAGGAATGCGCGTTGCCATGGACACAATCAAAGATGCAAAGGCATTGGTATTGCTGTTAAAGGAGGTACAAAAGGACTGCCCGGAATGTCACCTATTCCAGGGGCAATCAAACAATAAGGCGAGGGATCTAAATGACCGGGAAAATGCAAGTAAAACCACGCGGTTATTTTCTACTGGGTGTGGCGATAACTCTTATAGTGTGGCTTTTGGCAGCGAAGACCGGCGAAGGAGGTTCGGAGTCAGGAGCGCCCGGCAGTAGTTTGGAAACTATATCTTTAGAGACATTCGCCAGCGGAAACGATCACTCCGCCGCCTTATCTAACCGTAATATCCATGCCCTTCTGTTACCTGAAGGAACAACATTGATTATGGAGGCAACGGCCTATACTTCGGGCTATGAAAGCACTGGGAAAAAACCTGGAGATC is a window encoding:
- a CDS encoding 3D domain-containing protein; protein product: MTGKMQVKPRGYFLLGVAITLIVWLLAAKTGEGGSESGAPGSSLETISLETFASGNDHSAALSNRNIHALLLPEGTTLIMEATAYTSGYESTGKKPGDPDYGITFSGLPAMRGAVAVDPDVIPLHSVLLIEGYGYAVALDTGSAIKGNRLDVYFDDPQKAKAWGRRQVEVRLISRGGVRESNGQR